One stretch of Brevinematales bacterium DNA includes these proteins:
- a CDS encoding SDR family oxidoreductase, with protein MKGSMDIILDGMVALITGVSRIKGIGFAIAKKLAEQGADLFIHSYSPYDSQFPWKTNNDEISTIIRELKKTGKRVEHLEADFSQPEAPEKVIEAAFSAYENIHALVLNHAYCTQGNLTELTAENIDLHNNINIRSTLLLIKEWSLRFQSSHIAGRVIMMTSGQHIVPNPGVLSYVASKGAIHQLTLSLSADLVRRGITVNTVNPGPTNSYDCEKHFPEIYADVLKHFPQNRWGTPEDAANIIAFLVSPASQWISGEVINSDGGSHY; from the coding sequence ATGAAGGGGAGTATGGACATAATTCTAGATGGAATGGTTGCATTGATTACCGGGGTAAGCCGTATCAAGGGAATTGGTTTTGCTATCGCAAAAAAACTGGCGGAGCAGGGTGCTGATCTTTTTATTCACTCTTATTCCCCCTATGATTCTCAGTTTCCATGGAAGACAAATAATGATGAAATTTCAACGATTATCAGGGAATTAAAAAAGACCGGTAAGAGGGTTGAACACCTTGAGGCTGATTTTAGTCAACCAGAAGCGCCGGAAAAGGTAATCGAAGCCGCATTTTCCGCATACGAGAATATTCACGCATTGGTTCTCAATCATGCGTATTGCACTCAGGGAAATCTTACTGAGTTGACTGCGGAAAACATCGATTTGCATAATAATATTAATATCCGCTCGACGCTCTTACTTATAAAAGAATGGAGCCTGCGCTTTCAGAGTTCCCATATTGCCGGACGTGTAATCATGATGACTTCCGGACAGCATATCGTGCCAAATCCCGGCGTACTATCCTATGTCGCCTCAAAAGGCGCGATTCACCAGTTGACCCTTAGTTTATCCGCGGATTTAGTCAGGAGAGGGATTACAGTCAATACTGTCAATCCCGGCCCTACGAACAGCTACGACTGCGAAAAGCATTTTCCCGAGATTTATGCGGATGTGCTCAAGCATTTTCCGCAGAATCGATGGGGAACTCCGGAGGACGCAGCGAATATTATCGCATTCTTAGTCAGTCCCGCATCGCAGTGGATTTCCGGCGAGGTAATCAATTCCGACGGCGGTTCTCATTATTAG
- a CDS encoding PDZ domain-containing protein, with product MSASKKIMIIAGVAFGVLTAFIGGACAGASAQQAGFPFKTENEAVAKIPGVESIVNMQNVFREISKTVQPAVVSIHVESTVKVNNAMNQFQNDPFFQNDPFFKFYFGQPGEDMEKKSEAQGSGIIFSKDGYLFSNYHVVANADKITIILSDNRMFEAKVVGVDPETDIAVLKIDANEELPYAALGDSSAVQTGDLVIAIGNPFGLAGTFTFGIVSAISRPGLSSSFQSLIQSDVAVNPGNSGGPLVNISGQVIGMNSAIQSQTGGYMGISYAIPVNLMKEIAVQIIEKGKVERGYFGIIPSALDDATRKTLGLKPGEGVLVSKVLEDSPAAAGKIEQGDVILSINGKPVGDPDMLRLMIGNYPPKTKVDIVLLRNSQQVTVSVVLADREDANTMFGEKNKPGKGENQGGLTGTYNFLGVEFVTPSAKDFKKNGVNFGIMVKSVDKKSFFYGTLRPGEIVVGINKQKIKDLDDMKAFGEKNKDKKSFLLQVVNNGLLFYRGVEK from the coding sequence ATACCCGGCGTTGAATCGATTGTCAATATGCAGAATGTTTTCCGCGAGATATCCAAGACGGTTCAGCCGGCGGTGGTCAGTATCCATGTCGAGAGCACGGTCAAGGTGAATAACGCGATGAACCAGTTCCAGAATGACCCGTTTTTCCAAAACGATCCTTTCTTTAAGTTCTACTTCGGTCAGCCCGGAGAGGATATGGAGAAAAAATCCGAAGCGCAGGGTTCGGGCATCATCTTCTCAAAAGACGGATACCTGTTCTCGAACTATCATGTGGTGGCGAACGCGGACAAGATAACGATCATTCTGTCCGATAACCGGATGTTCGAGGCGAAGGTGGTCGGCGTCGACCCTGAAACCGATATCGCGGTGCTCAAGATAGACGCGAATGAGGAATTGCCCTATGCGGCGCTCGGCGACTCGTCCGCGGTGCAGACCGGCGACCTCGTGATCGCGATCGGTAACCCGTTCGGCCTAGCCGGGACATTCACCTTCGGTATCGTGAGCGCGATCAGCCGCCCCGGCCTGTCGTCGAGCTTCCAGAGCCTGATCCAGTCCGATGTGGCGGTGAACCCCGGTAACTCGGGAGGCCCGCTCGTCAATATCTCGGGACAGGTAATCGGGATGAACTCCGCGATCCAGTCGCAGACCGGCGGATATATGGGCATCAGCTACGCGATCCCGGTGAACCTGATGAAGGAGATCGCGGTGCAGATTATCGAAAAGGGTAAGGTCGAACGCGGGTATTTCGGGATTATCCCGTCCGCGCTGGACGACGCCACCCGTAAGACGCTCGGGCTGAAGCCCGGCGAGGGCGTGCTTGTATCGAAGGTACTTGAGGACAGCCCCGCCGCGGCAGGGAAAATCGAGCAGGGCGACGTTATCCTCTCGATCAACGGCAAACCGGTGGGCGACCCCGATATGCTTCGCCTGATGATCGGCAACTATCCCCCCAAGACTAAGGTCGATATCGTGCTCCTGCGGAACTCCCAGCAGGTTACCGTTTCGGTCGTACTGGCCGACAGGGAAGACGCGAATACTATGTTCGGCGAGAAGAATAAGCCGGGTAAGGGCGAGAATCAGGGCGGCCTGACCGGGACCTACAACTTCCTCGGCGTGGAGTTTGTAACCCCGTCGGCGAAAGACTTTAAGAAAAACGGCGTAAACTTCGGGATTATGGTGAAATCGGTCGATAAGAAAAGCTTCTTCTACGGCACACTCCGCCCCGGCGAGATCGTGGTCGGGATCAATAAGCAGAAAATCAAAGACCTCGACGATATGAAAGCGTTCGGGGAAAAGAACAAGGATAAGAAATCCTTCCTGCTCCAGGTCGTGAATAACGGGTTGTTGTTCTACCGTGGAGTGGAGAAGTAG
- a CDS encoding PQQ-binding-like beta-propeller repeat protein, with protein MNRIILSIIFVLSAGILNAKPGDFLWRFKTMSWVSSSPCVWEDMVYFGGIDQNLYCLNQKNGKLRWKFPTADKVYSSPTVWQGKVFFGCNDNNLYCLDAKSGTVVWNSEVGDNIISSPYVYDNKVYVGCWDGNFYCFDTQYGDVLWSYKTGDQIFSSPCIWNNLVYFGGMDGYVYCLNAGDGKEVWKAKTGAGVYSSPIVSGGKVYVGSEDNQLYCFDANKGTILWKYATGDQILSSPVVYAGKVYFGSSDTNFYALKADSGELVWKYKTLMPNLTSPIIANGNVYFGSQDRNFYCLDMEAGSMIWKFETDHILFSSPCIANGKVMFGGMDYYLYCLDAGAGVNDAIYPSISGMDSPLSETAMNIPAGKSPYSMPVAVVIGNKDYASGIPSVQYALNDAKLMKQYLIKTFGLDESNILYRENADLTEFIDLFGSADGIETSQIYKLAKGKKADAVYIYYSGHGIPGLSDKKGYLAPVSLKKFNPEATGYALDTLYRNLTKLKDAGVKKVVLILDSCFSGDSAAGMLIENVSPIMAKVQNELAAAEIGTVFLATTGDSYAAWYKDVGQGLFTYFLLKGVGGDADLDKDKTVTLAEMQEYMGNAVPEQSQLLLNFRQIPQVSGNPNEVIIKLE; from the coding sequence ATGAACCGTATCATATTATCAATAATTTTCGTCCTTTCCGCGGGTATTCTCAACGCGAAGCCCGGCGATTTTCTATGGAGGTTCAAGACGATGTCATGGGTGTCCTCGTCCCCGTGCGTCTGGGAGGACATGGTCTACTTCGGCGGAATCGACCAGAACCTCTACTGCCTCAACCAGAAGAACGGTAAACTCCGCTGGAAATTCCCGACTGCGGATAAGGTCTATTCCAGTCCCACCGTCTGGCAGGGTAAGGTATTCTTCGGGTGCAACGACAATAATCTTTACTGCCTCGACGCTAAATCCGGGACTGTCGTCTGGAACAGCGAGGTCGGCGATAATATCATATCGAGCCCCTATGTTTACGATAACAAGGTCTATGTCGGGTGCTGGGACGGGAACTTTTACTGCTTCGATACCCAGTACGGCGACGTCCTTTGGAGCTATAAGACCGGCGACCAGATATTCTCCAGCCCGTGCATCTGGAACAACCTTGTCTACTTCGGCGGGATGGACGGATATGTGTACTGCCTCAACGCGGGAGACGGTAAGGAAGTGTGGAAGGCTAAAACCGGGGCGGGAGTCTATTCCAGCCCTATTGTCTCGGGCGGAAAGGTCTATGTCGGAAGCGAGGATAATCAGCTTTACTGTTTCGACGCGAATAAAGGTACAATTCTATGGAAATATGCAACGGGCGACCAGATATTATCCAGCCCGGTAGTCTATGCCGGAAAAGTATATTTCGGGAGCTCCGATACGAACTTTTACGCGCTGAAAGCGGATTCCGGCGAACTCGTATGGAAATATAAAACTCTCATGCCGAATTTGACCAGCCCCATCATCGCCAACGGTAACGTGTATTTCGGGAGTCAGGACCGGAATTTCTACTGCCTCGATATGGAGGCCGGTTCGATGATATGGAAATTCGAAACCGATCATATCCTTTTCTCGTCCCCGTGTATCGCCAACGGTAAAGTGATGTTCGGGGGGATGGATTATTATCTCTATTGCCTTGACGCGGGCGCGGGGGTGAACGACGCGATCTACCCGTCGATATCCGGGATGGACAGCCCCTTATCCGAGACCGCGATGAATATCCCCGCCGGGAAATCCCCCTACTCGATGCCGGTCGCGGTGGTAATCGGCAATAAGGACTACGCATCTGGAATCCCATCCGTACAGTACGCGCTGAACGACGCCAAACTGATGAAGCAATACCTCATCAAGACGTTCGGCCTCGACGAGAGCAATATCCTTTACCGTGAGAACGCCGACCTCACGGAGTTTATCGACCTCTTCGGCTCCGCCGACGGCATCGAGACCAGTCAAATCTATAAGCTCGCGAAGGGCAAGAAGGCCGACGCGGTCTACATCTATTACAGCGGGCACGGTATCCCCGGGCTGAGCGACAAGAAGGGCTACCTCGCGCCGGTCTCGCTCAAGAAGTTCAACCCCGAGGCGACCGGATACGCGCTCGACACCCTCTACCGCAACCTGACCAAGCTGAAGGACGCGGGGGTGAAGAAGGTCGTGCTGATACTCGACTCCTGCTTCTCGGGCGACTCGGCGGCGGGTATGCTGATCGAGAACGTCTCGCCGATTATGGCGAAGGTGCAGAACGAGCTGGCGGCGGCCGAGATCGGCACCGTCTTCCTCGCGACCACCGGCGACTCCTACGCGGCATGGTATAAGGATGTGGGGCAGGGGTTATTTACCTATTTCCTGCTGAAGGGTGTGGGCGGAGACGCTGACCTCGACAAGGACAAGACCGTCACGCTCGCGGAGATGCAGGAATACATGGGGAATGCCGTACCGGAACAGTCCCAGCTCCTCTTAAACTTCCGCCAGATCCCGCAGGTCAGCGGAAATCCCAACGAGGTGATTATCAAGCTGGAATAG